The Dasypus novemcinctus isolate mDasNov1 chromosome 20, mDasNov1.1.hap2, whole genome shotgun sequence genome includes a region encoding these proteins:
- the MLF2 gene encoding myeloid leukemia factor 2, whose product MFRFMRDAEPEDPMFLMDPFAIHRQHMSRMLSGGFGYSPFLSITDGNMPGTRPASRRMQAGAVSPFGMLGMSGGFMDMFGMMNDMIGNMEHMTAGGNCQTFSSSTVISYSNTGDGAPKVYQETSEMRSAPGGIRETRRTVRDSDSGLEQMSIGHHIRDRAHILQRSRNHRTGDQEERQDYINLDESEAAAFDDEWRRETSRFRQQRPLEFRRHEASGGGGRRAEGPPRLAIQGPEDSPSRQSRRYDW is encoded by the exons GGACCCCTTTGCTATTCACCGTCAGCATATGAGCCGAATGTTGTCAGGTGGCTTTGGATATAGCCCCTTCCTCAGTATCACAGATGGCAACATGCCAGGGACCAGGCCTGCCAGCCGCAGGATGCAG GCTGGGGCTGTCTCTCCCTTCGGGATGCTGGGAATG TCGGGTGGCTTCATGGACatgtttgggatgatgaatgACATGATTGGGAATATG GAACACATGACAGCTGGAGGCAATTGCCAGACCTTTTCATCCTCCACTGTCATCTCCTACTCCAATACGGGGGATGGTGCCCCCAAAGTCTACCAGGAGACATCAGAGATGCGCTCAGCACCAGGAGGG ATCCGGGAGACACGGAGGACTGTACGGGACTCAGACAGTGGCCTAGAGCAGATGTCCATTGGGCATCACATCCGAGACAGGGCTCACATCCTGCAGCGCTCCCGAAACCACCGTACAGGGGACCAGGAGGAGCGGCAGGACTACATCAACCTGGATGAGA GTGAGGCTGCAGCATTTGATGATGAGTGGCGGAGGGAGACTTCCCGATTCCGGCAGCAGCGCCCTCTGGAATTTCGACGGCATGAGGCTTCAGGGGGTGGGGGCCGAAGGGCTGAGGGGCCTCCCCGCCTGGCTATACAGGGACCTGAGGACTCCCCCTCCCGACAGTCCCGCCGCTATGACTGGTGA